A section of the Neorhizobium galegae bv. orientalis str. HAMBI 540 genome encodes:
- the nuoK gene encoding NADH-quinone oxidoreductase subunit NuoK codes for MEIGLSHYLTVSAILFTLGVFGIFLNRKNVIIILMSVELILLSVNLNMVAFSSFLNDIVGQVFALFILTVAAAEAAIGLAILVVFYRNRGSIAVEDVNMMKG; via the coding sequence ATGGAAATCGGACTTTCCCATTACCTCACGGTCAGCGCCATCCTCTTCACGCTCGGCGTTTTCGGCATCTTCCTGAACCGCAAGAACGTCATCATCATCCTGATGTCGGTGGAGCTTATCCTGCTCTCGGTCAACCTGAACATGGTGGCCTTCTCCTCCTTCCTGAACGACATCGTCGGCCAGGTCTTCGCATTGTTCATTCTGACCGTGGCGGCCGCCGAAGCGGCCATCGGTCTTGCAATTCTCGTCGTCTTCTACCGCAACCGCGGTTCGATCGCCGTCGAAGACGTCAATATGATGAAGGGCTGA
- the nuoN gene encoding NADH-quinone oxidoreductase subunit NuoN, which translates to MTAEILSLSLQLSMPEIILAVGALALLMIGVFSGDKSAPTVTGLAVALLAVAGLWLIFMPGEGVAYGGAFKLDSFGRFMKVLALIGSITAMVMSVGHAKSDQLNRFEFPVLLVLSTLGMLLLISANDLIAFYLALELMSLALYVIAAFNRDSLRSTEAGLKYFVLGALSSGMMLYGMSLVYGFTGNTGFEGIAKVLSAETRGLGLIFGMVFVLAGACFKISAVPFHMWTPDVYEGAPTPVTAFFAAGPKVAAMAILVRIASDAFLPIIADWRQIIVFVSIASMLLGSFAAIGQRNIKRLMAYSSIGHMGYALVGLAAGSETGVSGVVLYMTIYMVMTLGTFACIMAMRRKEGGNVENVDDLAGLSSTKPFMAVVLTALMFSMAGIPPLAGFFAKYFVFVAAIEAKLYALAVIGVLSSVVGAYYYLRIVKLMWFDEAKGEFARISGELRLVFGLSGLFVTAYVLIGGPIGTAASAAAKSFF; encoded by the coding sequence ATGACCGCTGAAATTCTTTCCCTAAGCCTGCAGCTCTCGATGCCGGAGATCATCCTGGCCGTGGGCGCGCTCGCTCTTCTGATGATCGGCGTCTTCTCCGGCGACAAGTCCGCGCCGACGGTGACGGGGCTGGCGGTGGCGCTGCTGGCAGTCGCCGGCCTCTGGCTGATCTTCATGCCGGGCGAGGGCGTTGCCTATGGCGGCGCCTTCAAGCTCGATTCCTTCGGCCGCTTCATGAAGGTCCTGGCGCTCATCGGCTCGATCACCGCCATGGTCATGTCCGTCGGCCATGCGAAGTCGGATCAGCTCAACCGCTTCGAGTTCCCGGTGCTTCTGGTTCTGTCGACGCTCGGCATGCTGCTGCTGATCTCGGCGAATGACCTGATCGCGTTCTATCTCGCCCTCGAACTGATGTCGCTGGCGCTCTACGTCATCGCCGCCTTCAACCGGGACAGCCTGCGCTCGACCGAAGCCGGCCTGAAATATTTCGTCCTCGGCGCGCTCTCCTCCGGCATGATGCTTTACGGCATGTCGCTGGTTTACGGCTTCACCGGCAATACCGGCTTCGAAGGCATCGCCAAGGTTCTCTCCGCCGAGACCCGCGGCCTCGGCTTGATCTTCGGCATGGTCTTCGTGCTCGCCGGCGCCTGCTTCAAGATCTCTGCCGTGCCGTTCCACATGTGGACGCCGGACGTTTACGAAGGCGCACCGACCCCGGTCACCGCCTTCTTCGCCGCTGGTCCGAAGGTTGCCGCCATGGCGATCCTCGTCCGCATCGCTTCGGATGCCTTCCTGCCGATCATCGCCGACTGGCGCCAGATCATCGTTTTCGTCTCGATCGCTTCGATGCTGCTCGGCTCGTTTGCTGCGATCGGCCAGCGCAACATCAAGCGGCTGATGGCCTATTCCTCGATCGGCCACATGGGCTACGCCCTTGTCGGCCTTGCCGCCGGCTCCGAAACGGGTGTCTCCGGCGTCGTCCTTTACATGACCATCTACATGGTCATGACCTTGGGCACCTTCGCCTGCATCATGGCGATGCGTCGCAAGGAAGGCGGCAATGTCGAGAATGTCGACGATCTCGCCGGCCTGTCCTCCACCAAGCCGTTCATGGCGGTGGTGCTGACCGCGCTGATGTTCTCGATGGCCGGCATTCCGCCGCTCGCAGGCTTCTTCGCCAAGTATTTCGTGTTCGTCGCGGCGATCGAAGCCAAGCTTTATGCGCTGGCGGTCATCGGCGTGCTCTCCTCGGTCGTCGGCGCCTATTATTACCTGCGCATCGTCAAGCTGATGTGGTTCGATGAAGCCAAGGGCGAGTTTGCCCGCATCTCCGGCGAACTGCGCCTGGTCTTCGGCCTTTCCGGTCTCTTCGTCACGGCCTATGTGCTGATCGGCGGACCGATCGGCACGGCGGCAAGTGCCGCCGCGAAGTCCTTCTTCTGA
- the nuoL gene encoding NADH-quinone oxidoreductase subunit L: MIYKAIVFLPLIGFLIAGLFGRSIGAKASEYVTSGLMIIAAVLSWIVFFNVALAHGEAGEVIKVPVMRWIQSGGIDVEWAFRVDTLTAVMFVVVNTVSTLVHVYSIGYMHHDPHRPRFFAYLSLFTFAMLMLVTADNLAQMFFGWEGVGLASYLLIGFWFKKPSASAAAMKAFIVNRVGDFGFVLGIAGVFVLFGSISFETIFAAAATYLPAAGAPEASQVIANIFGMELTKSGAITIVCLLLFMGAMGKSAQFLLHTWLPDAMEGPTPVSALIHAATMVTAGVFLVARMSPIFELSPNALLVVTIIGAITAFFAATVGLVQNDIKRVIAYSTCSQLGYMFVALGLGAYGAAIFHLFTHAFFKALLFLGAGSVIHAVDGEQDMRYMGGLRKHIPVTFWMMTIGTLALTGVGIPGTMFGFAGFFSKDVIIESAYSSHSPAAGFAFTLLVIAALFTSFYSWRLAFMTFFGKPRASADVMHHVHESPMVMLAPLYILAAGAVLAGVLFEGYFFGHEYPEFWKGALFTLPENKILEEFHHVPVLVAWSPFIAMAVGFVTAWYFYIKSPSTPRRLAASQKVLYEFLLNKWYFDELYDFLFVRSAKALGRFLWKKGDIGVIDTYGPNGVAARVVDVTNRVVKLQSGYLYHYAFAMLIGIAALVTWMMLGSSI; this comes from the coding sequence ATGATCTACAAGGCAATCGTCTTTCTCCCCTTGATCGGCTTCCTGATCGCCGGCCTGTTCGGCCGCTCGATCGGTGCAAAGGCGTCCGAATACGTCACCAGCGGCCTGATGATCATAGCGGCCGTGCTCTCCTGGATCGTCTTCTTCAACGTCGCGCTCGCCCATGGCGAAGCAGGCGAAGTGATCAAGGTTCCGGTCATGCGCTGGATCCAGTCCGGCGGCATCGACGTCGAATGGGCATTTCGCGTCGATACGCTGACGGCGGTGATGTTCGTCGTCGTCAACACCGTCTCGACGCTCGTGCATGTCTATTCGATCGGCTACATGCACCACGATCCGCATCGCCCGCGCTTCTTCGCCTACCTGTCGCTGTTCACCTTCGCGATGCTGATGCTGGTTACGGCCGACAACCTCGCACAGATGTTCTTCGGCTGGGAAGGCGTCGGTCTCGCCTCCTACCTGCTCATCGGTTTCTGGTTCAAGAAGCCGTCGGCATCCGCCGCCGCAATGAAGGCCTTCATCGTCAACCGGGTCGGCGACTTCGGTTTTGTGCTCGGCATTGCCGGCGTCTTCGTGCTGTTCGGCTCGATCAGCTTCGAGACGATCTTTGCGGCTGCCGCCACCTATCTGCCGGCCGCAGGCGCTCCGGAGGCGTCTCAGGTCATCGCCAACATCTTCGGCATGGAACTGACCAAGAGCGGTGCGATCACCATCGTCTGCCTGCTGCTGTTCATGGGCGCGATGGGCAAGTCGGCGCAGTTCCTGCTGCACACCTGGCTGCCGGACGCCATGGAAGGCCCGACGCCGGTGTCTGCGCTCATCCATGCCGCGACCATGGTCACCGCCGGCGTCTTCCTGGTCGCCCGCATGTCGCCGATCTTCGAACTGTCGCCCAACGCTCTTCTCGTCGTCACCATCATCGGCGCGATCACCGCCTTCTTCGCGGCGACCGTCGGTCTCGTCCAGAATGACATCAAGCGCGTCATCGCTTATTCGACCTGCTCGCAGCTCGGCTACATGTTCGTGGCGCTTGGCCTCGGCGCCTATGGCGCGGCGATCTTCCACCTCTTCACCCACGCCTTCTTCAAGGCGCTGCTGTTCCTTGGCGCCGGCTCGGTCATCCATGCCGTCGATGGCGAGCAGGACATGCGCTACATGGGCGGCCTTCGTAAGCACATCCCGGTCACCTTCTGGATGATGACGATCGGCACCCTGGCGCTGACCGGCGTCGGCATCCCCGGAACGATGTTCGGTTTCGCCGGCTTCTTCTCCAAGGACGTGATCATCGAAAGCGCCTATTCGTCGCATTCGCCGGCCGCGGGCTTCGCCTTCACGCTTCTGGTCATCGCCGCGCTGTTCACCAGCTTCTATTCCTGGCGCCTCGCGTTCATGACCTTCTTCGGCAAGCCGCGCGCCTCCGCCGACGTCATGCACCATGTGCATGAATCGCCGATGGTCATGCTGGCGCCGCTCTATATCCTCGCCGCCGGTGCGGTTCTCGCCGGCGTCCTGTTCGAAGGTTATTTCTTCGGCCACGAATATCCGGAATTCTGGAAGGGTGCGCTGTTCACGCTTCCGGAAAACAAGATCCTCGAAGAGTTCCATCACGTGCCGGTTCTGGTCGCCTGGAGCCCCTTCATCGCCATGGCGGTCGGTTTCGTCACTGCCTGGTATTTCTACATCAAGTCGCCGTCGACGCCCCGTCGTCTCGCCGCTTCGCAGAAGGTTCTCTACGAGTTCCTGCTCAACAAGTGGTATTTCGACGAACTCTACGACTTCCTCTTCGTCCGTTCAGCCAAGGCGCTCGGCCGGTTCCTGTGGAAGAAGGGTGACATCGGCGTCATCGATACCTACGGCCCGAACGGCGTTGCCGCCCGCGTGGTCGACGTCACCAACCGGGTGGTCAAGCTGCAGTCCGGTTACCTCTATCACTACGCGTTCGCGATGCTGATCGGCATCGCCGCCCTCGTCACCTGGATGATGCTCGGGAGCTCGATCTAA
- the nuoH gene encoding NADH-quinone oxidoreductase subunit NuoH, protein MDSFFSIYVWPGIVMVAQSLLLLVCLLVFIAYVLLADRKIWAAVQLRRGPNVVGPFGLFQSFADLLKFVFKEPVIPAGANKAVFLLAPLVAVLLALSTWAVVPLADGWVIANINVGILYIFAISSLEVYGIIMGGWASNSKYPFLGALRSAAQMVSYEVSIGFVIVTVLLCVGSLNLTDIVNAQHDGLGTRMGLPASFLDWHWLALFPMFVVFFISALAETNRPPFDLPEAESELVAGFMVEYGSSPYMMFMLGEYAAVCLMCALTTILFLGGWLPPVDIWLLNWVPGIVWFMLKSMLVFFMFAMVKAFVPRYRYDQLMRLGWKIFLPLSLAMVVITAFVLKLAGWA, encoded by the coding sequence ATGGATTCGTTCTTTTCCATCTACGTCTGGCCGGGCATCGTCATGGTCGCGCAGTCGCTGCTGCTGCTGGTCTGCCTGCTCGTCTTCATCGCCTATGTTCTGCTTGCCGACCGCAAAATCTGGGCAGCTGTCCAGCTGCGCCGCGGTCCGAACGTCGTCGGCCCCTTCGGCCTGTTCCAGTCCTTCGCCGACCTTCTGAAGTTCGTCTTCAAGGAGCCGGTCATTCCGGCTGGCGCCAACAAGGCCGTTTTCCTGCTCGCGCCGCTGGTTGCCGTGCTCCTGGCCCTGTCGACCTGGGCGGTGGTGCCGCTCGCGGACGGATGGGTGATCGCCAACATCAATGTCGGCATCCTCTATATCTTTGCGATCTCCTCGCTCGAAGTCTACGGCATCATCATGGGTGGCTGGGCTTCGAACTCGAAATATCCGTTCCTCGGCGCGCTCCGTTCGGCGGCGCAGATGGTCTCCTACGAAGTCTCGATCGGCTTCGTCATCGTCACGGTGCTCCTCTGCGTCGGCTCGCTGAACCTGACCGATATCGTCAATGCCCAGCATGACGGCCTCGGCACGAGAATGGGTCTGCCTGCTTCCTTCCTAGATTGGCACTGGCTGGCGCTGTTCCCGATGTTCGTGGTGTTCTTCATCTCGGCGCTCGCCGAAACCAACCGCCCGCCCTTCGATCTTCCCGAAGCGGAATCGGAACTGGTTGCCGGCTTCATGGTCGAATACGGCTCCTCGCCATACATGATGTTCATGCTTGGCGAATACGCAGCCGTCTGCCTGATGTGCGCGCTGACGACCATCCTGTTCCTCGGGGGCTGGCTGCCGCCGGTCGATATCTGGCTCCTCAACTGGGTACCGGGCATCGTCTGGTTCATGCTGAAGTCGATGCTCGTCTTCTTCATGTTCGCCATGGTGAAGGCCTTCGTTCCGCGCTACCGTTACGACCAGCTCATGCGCCTTGGCTGGAAGATCTTCCTGCCGCTGTCGCTCGCCATGGTCGTCATTACCGCATTTGTGCTGAAGCTGGCGGGATGGGCATGA
- a CDS encoding ribonuclease J: MANQEELVFLPLGGVGEIGMNLALYGYGTPEKRQWIMVDCGVTFPGPDLPGVDLVLPDIRFLASQRSHLKAMIITHAHEDHYGAMNDLWPGLNVPVYASPFTAGMLEAKRNYEGSRAEIPVTIFKAGDRINIGPFEIEAIGVNHSIPEPMSLVIRTPLGNVVHTGDWKIDHAPSLGPFTDEARFRKIGDEGVLALMCDSTNSMREGVSPSEEEVSEGLRQIIEAAEGRVAITTFSSNVGRIRSIAQAADAAGREVLLLGSSLKRVVGVARDIGIMEGLKPFIAEDEYGYIPRDKIVVILTGSQGEPRAALAKIARDEMRHVALTSGDTVVFSSRTIPGNEKAIIEIKNGLIEQGIKIVTDSDALVHVSGHPRRSELVQMYEWTRPQILVPVHGEAAHLTAQAELGASVGIKTIPRVRNGNILRLAPGPAEVIGDAPHGRIFKDGKLIGDFEEMGIGDRRKLSFVGHVSVNVLLDTRYDFVTDPDLIAFGLPEFDDEGEDMEDTLYDAVLGAVESIPRARRKDLDMVREAIRRAVRSTANEAWGKKPIVTVFVTRL, encoded by the coding sequence ATGGCAAACCAAGAAGAACTGGTGTTTCTGCCGCTAGGTGGCGTCGGCGAGATCGGCATGAACCTCGCCCTCTACGGCTATGGAACGCCGGAGAAGCGCCAGTGGATCATGGTCGATTGCGGCGTGACATTTCCGGGACCGGATCTGCCGGGCGTCGACCTCGTGCTGCCGGATATCCGCTTCCTCGCCAGCCAGCGCAGCCATCTCAAGGCGATGATCATCACTCATGCGCATGAGGACCACTACGGCGCCATGAACGATCTGTGGCCGGGCCTCAACGTGCCCGTCTATGCCTCGCCGTTTACCGCCGGCATGCTGGAGGCGAAACGCAACTACGAAGGTTCGCGCGCTGAAATCCCGGTGACGATCTTCAAGGCCGGTGACCGTATCAATATCGGCCCGTTCGAGATCGAGGCCATTGGCGTCAACCATTCGATCCCCGAGCCGATGTCGCTGGTGATCCGCACCCCGCTCGGCAATGTCGTTCATACCGGCGACTGGAAGATCGATCACGCGCCGTCGCTCGGACCGTTCACCGACGAGGCGCGCTTCCGCAAGATCGGCGACGAGGGCGTGCTGGCGCTGATGTGCGACAGCACTAACTCCATGCGCGAAGGCGTTTCGCCATCGGAAGAGGAAGTCTCCGAAGGCCTGCGCCAGATCATCGAGGCGGCCGAGGGCCGGGTGGCGATCACCACCTTCTCGTCGAATGTCGGCCGCATCCGCTCGATCGCCCAGGCCGCAGACGCCGCCGGCCGCGAAGTCCTTTTGCTCGGCTCCTCGCTGAAACGCGTCGTCGGCGTCGCCCGCGACATCGGCATCATGGAAGGCCTGAAGCCCTTCATCGCCGAGGACGAATACGGTTACATCCCGCGCGACAAGATCGTGGTGATCCTGACCGGCAGCCAGGGCGAGCCGCGCGCGGCACTCGCCAAGATCGCCCGCGACGAGATGCGCCACGTGGCGCTGACGTCAGGCGATACGGTGGTCTTTTCCTCGCGCACCATTCCCGGCAACGAAAAGGCGATCATCGAGATCAAGAACGGCCTGATCGAGCAGGGGATCAAGATCGTCACCGACAGCGACGCGCTCGTCCATGTCTCCGGCCACCCGCGCCGCAGCGAACTGGTCCAGATGTACGAATGGACCCGCCCGCAGATCCTCGTGCCCGTCCATGGCGAGGCCGCGCATCTGACGGCCCAGGCCGAGCTCGGCGCATCCGTCGGCATCAAGACCATTCCGCGGGTTCGTAACGGCAACATCCTGCGCCTTGCGCCCGGCCCGGCCGAGGTGATCGGCGATGCGCCGCATGGCCGCATCTTCAAGGACGGCAAGCTGATCGGCGATTTCGAGGAAATGGGCATCGGCGACCGCCGCAAGCTCTCCTTTGTCGGTCATGTCTCCGTCAACGTCCTTCTCGACACCCGTTATGACTTCGTGACCGATCCCGATCTCATCGCCTTCGGCCTGCCGGAATTCGACGACGAGGGCGAGGACATGGAGGATACGCTTTATGACGCCGTGCTCGGCGCCGTCGAAAGCATTCCGCGCGCCCGCCGCAAGGATCTCGACATGGTCCGCGAGGCGATCCGCCGCGCCGTCCGCTCTACCGCCAACGAGGCCTGGGGCAAGAAACCGATCGTGA
- a CDS encoding NADH-quinone oxidoreductase subunit J encodes MGLQAIFFYLFAFIAVASAFMVISAKNPVHSVLFLILVFFNAAGLFLLTGAEFLAMILLVVYIGAVAVLFLFVVMMLDIDFAELRSGVLQYAPIGMLVGLVVAAELVVVIGGSVLTPEAAKSITMPIPNPATRTNTAALGDVLYTNYVYFFQIAGLVLLVAMIGAIVLTLRHRTNIKRQDISQQVARTPATAVEVVKVKPGQGV; translated from the coding sequence ATGGGTCTGCAGGCAATCTTCTTCTATCTCTTCGCGTTCATCGCGGTGGCGTCGGCGTTCATGGTCATTTCGGCCAAGAACCCGGTGCACTCGGTGCTGTTCCTCATCCTGGTCTTCTTCAACGCAGCCGGCCTCTTCCTGCTGACGGGCGCCGAATTCCTGGCGATGATCCTGCTGGTCGTCTATATCGGCGCGGTCGCGGTCCTCTTCCTCTTCGTCGTCATGATGCTCGACATCGATTTTGCGGAACTGCGCTCCGGCGTGCTGCAATATGCGCCGATCGGCATGCTGGTCGGTCTGGTCGTCGCAGCCGAGCTGGTCGTCGTCATCGGCGGCAGCGTGCTGACGCCGGAAGCGGCGAAATCGATCACCATGCCGATCCCGAACCCGGCAACCCGCACCAACACGGCCGCCCTCGGCGACGTGCTCTATACGAATTACGTCTACTTCTTCCAGATCGCCGGCCTGGTGCTTCTGGTGGCCATGATCGGCGCGATCGTGCTGACCTTGCGTCACCGCACCAACATCAAGCGTCAGGACATATCCCAGCAGGTGGCCCGCACGCCCGCGACCGCTGTCGAAGTGGTCAAGGTCAAGCCGGGCCAGGGCGTCTGA
- a CDS encoding biotin--[acetyl-CoA-carboxylase] ligase, whose translation MPGARDRFSLDAFRHEALDEVGSTNSECLARARAGDSGLLWLTATRQLAGRGRRGRAWTSEPGNLYASLLLIDPAPPERVGSLPLAVAVAVHAAVRSVLPPGGEPLDVKWPNDILIGRKKTCGILLEGEGLPDGRRALVIGIGINIRHMPDSAAYAVTRLADHGANISPEELFAHLFREMAQVLESWDEGRGTPEISRRWREVACGIGEKITVNLPDRSLVGTFAGIDDKGFLLLDTGLGALTSIAAGDVFFQGME comes from the coding sequence ATGCCGGGAGCAAGGGACCGCTTCTCGCTCGATGCGTTCCGCCACGAGGCGCTCGATGAAGTCGGATCCACCAATAGCGAATGTCTCGCCCGCGCTCGCGCGGGCGATTCCGGTTTGTTGTGGCTGACCGCGACGCGCCAGCTCGCCGGCCGTGGTCGCCGTGGCCGGGCCTGGACATCGGAACCCGGCAATCTCTATGCCTCGCTGCTGCTGATCGATCCTGCACCGCCGGAGAGGGTGGGCTCTTTGCCGCTCGCGGTCGCCGTCGCGGTCCATGCCGCCGTCAGGTCGGTTCTGCCGCCGGGCGGCGAGCCACTCGACGTCAAATGGCCGAACGATATCCTCATCGGCCGCAAGAAGACCTGTGGTATTCTGCTGGAGGGTGAGGGGCTGCCGGATGGCCGCCGCGCGCTCGTCATCGGCATCGGCATCAACATCCGCCATATGCCCGACAGTGCTGCTTACGCGGTGACCCGGCTTGCCGACCATGGCGCCAACATCTCGCCAGAGGAACTTTTCGCGCATCTTTTCAGGGAGATGGCGCAGGTTCTGGAATCCTGGGATGAGGGCCGGGGCACGCCCGAAATCAGCCGGCGCTGGCGCGAGGTCGCCTGCGGCATCGGCGAAAAAATCACCGTGAACCTGCCGGATCGCTCGCTTGTTGGCACATTCGCAGGTATCGATGACAAAGGATTTTTGCTGCTCGACACCGGATTGGGCGCGCTGACGTCGATCGCCGCCGGTGATGTATTTTTTCAAGGAATGGAATAG
- the nuoI gene encoding NADH-quinone oxidoreductase subunit NuoI, which produces MASLGQAVNSLFLKEFVGAFFLSMRYFFKQKATINYPFEKGPVSPRFRGEHALRRYPNGEERCIACKLCEAICPAQAITIEAGPRRNDGTRRTVRYDIDMVKCIYCGFCQEACPVDAIVEGPNFEFATETREELYFDKARLLENGDRWEREIARNMAIDAPYR; this is translated from the coding sequence ATGGCAAGTCTCGGCCAAGCCGTGAATTCGCTGTTCCTGAAGGAGTTCGTCGGGGCGTTCTTCCTGTCGATGCGCTACTTCTTCAAGCAGAAGGCGACGATCAACTATCCGTTCGAGAAGGGCCCGGTCTCCCCACGTTTCCGCGGCGAACATGCGCTGCGACGCTACCCGAACGGCGAGGAACGCTGCATCGCCTGCAAGCTTTGCGAGGCGATCTGTCCAGCCCAGGCGATCACCATCGAGGCCGGCCCGCGCCGCAACGACGGCACCCGCCGCACGGTGCGTTACGACATCGACATGGTGAAGTGCATCTATTGCGGCTTCTGCCAGGAAGCCTGCCCGGTTGATGCGATCGTCGAAGGCCCGAACTTCGAATTCGCCACCGAGACTCGCGAAGAACTCTATTTCGACAAGGCGCGGCTGCTGGAAAACGGCGACCGCTGGGAGCGCGAAATCGCTCGCAACATGGCAATCGATGCGCCCTACCGCTAA
- a CDS encoding NADH-quinone oxidoreductase subunit M: MTDWPILSTVTFLPLVGVLLLLLTREDGPFGRRNILNVSLFTTVFTFIVSLFIWIGFDNSNAGFQMVEKHNWLGTGISYHLGVDGISMLFVILTTFLMPFCVLASWNTIEKRLKEYMIAFLLLEVVMTGVFVSLDVVLFYVFFEATLIPMFVIIGVWGGKDRVYASYKFFLYTLLGSVLMMLAIMAMYWQAGTTDITELLKYGFPAGMQTWLWLACFAAFSVKMPMWPVHTWLPDAHVQAPTAGSVILAGVMLKLGGYGMIRFSLAMLPIASEHFAPLVFSLSVIAIIYTSLVAMMQDDIKKLIAYSSVAHMGYVTMGIFAANVQGVQGALFQMLSHGVVSGALFLCVGVVYDRLHTREISAYGGLVNNMPKYAVAFMIFTMANVGLPGTSGFIGEFLTIIGVFRVNTWVALFAATGVILSASYALWLYRRVIFGALEKESLKGLLDLSGREKLILYPLIAVTIFYGFYPAPIFDATAASVDMLVNNYSAALAAAKDLALNVH; encoded by the coding sequence ATGACCGACTGGCCAATTCTCTCGACGGTCACCTTCCTGCCGCTGGTCGGCGTACTGTTGCTGCTTCTGACACGGGAAGACGGCCCCTTCGGGCGCCGCAACATCCTGAACGTCTCGCTGTTCACGACGGTCTTCACCTTCATCGTCTCGCTGTTCATCTGGATCGGCTTCGATAACTCGAATGCCGGCTTCCAGATGGTCGAGAAGCACAACTGGCTCGGCACCGGCATCTCCTATCATCTCGGCGTCGACGGCATCTCCATGCTGTTCGTCATCCTGACGACCTTCCTGATGCCGTTCTGTGTGCTCGCCAGCTGGAATACGATCGAGAAGCGCCTCAAGGAGTACATGATCGCCTTCCTGCTTCTGGAAGTGGTCATGACCGGGGTCTTCGTCTCGCTCGACGTCGTGCTCTTCTACGTCTTCTTCGAAGCGACCCTCATTCCGATGTTCGTCATCATCGGTGTCTGGGGCGGCAAGGACCGCGTCTACGCGTCCTACAAGTTCTTCCTCTATACACTGCTCGGCTCGGTGCTGATGATGCTCGCCATCATGGCGATGTACTGGCAGGCCGGCACCACCGACATTACCGAACTCTTGAAATACGGCTTCCCGGCAGGCATGCAGACCTGGCTCTGGCTCGCCTGTTTTGCGGCCTTCTCGGTCAAGATGCCGATGTGGCCGGTGCATACCTGGCTTCCGGATGCGCACGTCCAGGCCCCCACTGCAGGCTCGGTGATCCTTGCCGGCGTCATGCTGAAGCTCGGCGGTTACGGGATGATCCGTTTCTCGCTCGCCATGTTGCCGATCGCGTCGGAACATTTCGCGCCGCTGGTCTTCTCGTTGTCGGTGATCGCCATCATCTACACCTCGCTGGTGGCGATGATGCAGGACGACATCAAGAAGCTGATCGCCTATTCCTCGGTCGCCCACATGGGCTACGTGACCATGGGCATCTTTGCGGCGAACGTTCAGGGCGTGCAAGGCGCGCTCTTCCAGATGCTGTCGCACGGCGTCGTCTCGGGCGCGCTCTTCCTCTGCGTCGGCGTTGTCTATGACCGGCTCCACACCCGCGAGATTTCCGCCTATGGCGGCCTCGTCAACAACATGCCGAAATATGCCGTCGCCTTCATGATCTTCACGATGGCAAACGTCGGCCTGCCGGGCACGTCCGGCTTCATCGGCGAATTCCTGACGATCATCGGCGTCTTCCGGGTCAACACTTGGGTGGCCCTGTTTGCGGCGACCGGCGTCATCCTCTCGGCCTCCTACGCGCTCTGGCTCTATCGCCGGGTGATCTTCGGGGCACTCGAGAAGGAAAGCCTCAAAGGCCTGCTCGACCTTTCCGGCCGCGAAAAGCTCATCCTCTATCCGCTGATCGCGGTCACCATCTTCTACGGCTTCTATCCGGCGCCGATCTTCGATGCGACGGCAGCATCGGTAGACATGCTGGTGAACAATTATTCCGCGGCCCTGGCAGCGGCGAAAGACCTTGCACTCAACGTGCACTGA